One segment of Setaria viridis chromosome 4, Setaria_viridis_v4.0, whole genome shotgun sequence DNA contains the following:
- the LOC140222633 gene encoding F-box protein At1g67340-like produces the protein MAPRRPCRSLSDLPIEMVIDIIGHLAATSDNPLEELRRLWATCRLMLSVCDDRAVGVRLSFLQCWEKMSWSQSSRMHALLHQLVALGNLEACLSIAMKDFFGKRGPLQLFLHQLSRGTVSGLNVAAYLYALFLYRNDGGAADDDIARMYIRRVEGEGEDGAATRVSTGPMKLGNLGFRERREVYNYMWSYTWCKRSDPLPPAPVCGDFPCVGGTCGKAKG, from the coding sequence ATGGCGCCGAGGAGGCCTTGCCGGTCGTTGTCAGATCTACCTATCGAGATGGTCATTGACATCATTGGCCACCTCGCTGCGACTTCGGACAACCCCTTGGAGGAGCTCCGCAGACTATGGGCTACCTGCAGGCTCATGCTCAGCGTGTGCGATGATCGCGCCGTTGGGGTGCGCCTATCATTTCTCCAGTGCTGGGAGAAAATGTCGTGGAGTCAATCTAGCAGGATGCACGCCCTACTCCATCAGCTGGTTGCTTTGGGGAACCTGGAGGCCTGCCTCAGCATTGCGATGAAGGACTTTTTTGGGAAACGCGGCCCCCTCCAGTTGTTCCTCCACCAGCTCTCCCGCGGTACCGTGAGCGGGCTCAATGTGGCTGCTTATCTCTACGCCCTGTTCCTATATAGGAACGACGGCGGTGCCGCAGACGATGACATCGCCAGGATGTACATCCGGCGCGTGGAGGGTGAGGGTGAAGATGGAGCAGCAACGCGGGTGAGTACTGGCCCAATGAAGCTGGGCAATTTAGGCTTCCGAGAACGCCGCGAGGTCTACAACTACATGTGGAGCTATACCTGGTGCAAGCGTAGCGATCCGCTGCCGCCAGCACCGGTTTGCGGTGATTTCCCGTGCGTTGGAGGCACATGCGGCAAGGCTAAGGGCTAG
- the LOC117852092 gene encoding shaggy-related protein kinase GSK4, whose amino-acid sequence MATAPGGGPLPAADAMEVDPPRASADEKHVATVMGGNDAVTGHIISTTIGGKNGEPKRTISYMAERVVGTGSFGVVFQAKCIETGETVAIKKVLQDKRYKNRELQIMRSIDHCNVISLKHCFFSTTSRDELFLNLVMEFVPESLYRVLKHYKDMKQRMPLIYVKLYMYQIFRGLAYIHNAPGVCHRDIKPQNILVDPLSHQVKVCDFGSAKILVKGEANISYICSRYYRAPELIFGATEYTTSIDIWSAGCVLAELLLGQPLFPGESAVDQLVEIIKVLGTPTREEIRCMNPNYTEFKFPQIKACPWHKIFHKRMPPEAIDLVSRLLQYSPNLRCSALEACAHSFFDELREPHARLPNGRPFPPLFNFKQELANAPPELISKLLPEHARRHSGFNSLFGSGP is encoded by the exons ATGGCCACCGCGCCCGGTGGTgggcccctccccgccgccgacgccatgGAGGTCGacccgccgcgcgcctccgccgACGAGAAG CACGTCGCCACTGTTATGGGGGGAAATGATGCCGTTACTGGCCATATAATCTCGACCACAATTGGTGGAAAGAATGGTGAACCAAAAAGG ACCATTAGCTATATGGCTGAGCGAGTTGTTGGAACTGGATCATTTGGGGTTGTCTTCCAG GCAAAATGCATTGAGACGGGCGAAACTGTTGCCATTAAGAAGGTTCTACAGGACAAAAGATACAAGAATAGGGAGTTGCAGATAATGCGATCGATTGACCATTGCAATGTCATTTCCCTGAAGCATTGTTTCTTCTCTACCACAAGTAGAGATGAACTTTTCCTTAACTTAGTCATGGAGTTTGTTCCAGAGTCACTTTATCGTGTTCTGAAACACTACAAAGATATGAAGCAGAGGATGCCCCTTATATATGTTAAACTGTACATGTATCAG ATATTCCGGGGATTAGCTTATATTCATAATGCACCGGGAGTTTGTCACCGGGATATTAAGCCTCAGAATATTTTG GTGGATCCTCTTTCCCACCAAGTCAAGGTTTGTGACTTCGGGAGTGCTAAAATCTTG GTTAAAGGCGAAGCAAATATCTCGTACATATGCTCGCGTTACTATCGCGCTCCTGAGCTCATATTTGGTGCAACTGAATACACAACATCTATTGATATATGGTCTGCTGGATGTGTTCTTGCTGAGCTTCTTCTTGGTCAA CCTTTGTTTCCTGGTGAAAGCGCTGTGGACCAGCTTGTTGAGATTATCAAG GTTTTGGGTACTCCAACACGAGAGGAAATCCGGTGTATGAATCCCAATTACACAGAATTCAAGTTTCCTCAGATAAAAGCGTGTCCATGGCACAAG ATTTTCCACAAGCGAATGCCTCCAGAAGCAATAGATCTCGTTTCCCGCCTTCTTCAGTATTCACCAAATCTGCGGTGTAGCGCT CTTGAGGCGTGCGCTCATTCATTCTTTGACGAGTTACGAGAACCACATGCAAGGCTCCCAAATGGACGCCCATTCCCTCCACTGTTCAACTTTAAGCAGGAA CTAGCAAACGCACCACCGGAGCTTATCAGCAAGCTGTTACCAGAGCATGCTCGAAGGCATTCAGGATTTAATTCTTTATTTGGGAGTGGACCTTAG